The following are from one region of the Prochlorococcus marinus str. SB genome:
- a CDS encoding bifunctional riboflavin kinase/FAD synthetase: MISLISPSEVKNPTSIAIGSFDGLHAGHRQLIKSVVEENQYTPTIASFWPHPREVLYKETRLRLDLPYEKLSILEDLGIEQLVLIPFDMKLSKLSAERFVKDILINQLQAKNISVGANFKFGFRRSGDINTIKNLIKDTEIKLKITPILEDKEGRISSSRIRDLLEKSDLKNAFKILNRPYSFNGKVVKGKGIGKSIGWPTANLEIDGRKFLPGEGVYASWTIIENSNQKIESVMNLGSQPTINPLLPSAVEVHLINKDIDLYGFNLSVEPVEKLRSQIKFKNIDQLSNQIKKDRDNALEILKNYKK, from the coding sequence TTGATCTCTTTAATATCGCCATCTGAAGTTAAGAATCCTACTTCAATAGCTATTGGAAGTTTTGATGGCCTTCATGCTGGCCACAGACAATTAATAAAAAGTGTAGTTGAAGAGAATCAATATACCCCAACAATTGCAAGCTTCTGGCCTCATCCCCGAGAAGTTCTTTATAAAGAGACTCGTCTGAGACTTGATCTCCCTTATGAAAAACTATCTATTCTTGAAGATCTAGGAATTGAACAATTAGTTCTGATTCCCTTTGATATGAAACTATCCAAATTAAGTGCAGAAAGATTCGTAAAAGATATTTTGATAAATCAATTACAAGCAAAAAACATTTCTGTAGGTGCTAATTTTAAATTTGGTTTCAGAAGAAGTGGAGACATAAATACAATAAAAAATTTGATTAAGGATACTGAAATTAAACTAAAAATTACTCCAATCTTAGAAGACAAGGAAGGTAGAATCAGCAGCAGCAGAATAAGAGATCTATTAGAGAAAAGTGATCTGAAAAATGCTTTCAAAATTCTCAATAGGCCTTATAGTTTTAATGGAAAGGTTGTTAAAGGTAAAGGAATTGGGAAAAGTATAGGATGGCCTACCGCAAACCTTGAAATAGATGGCAGAAAATTTTTACCTGGAGAAGGAGTTTACGCATCTTGGACAATCATAGAAAATTCTAACCAAAAAATTGAATCTGTTATGAATCTTGGCTCTCAACCAACAATAAATCCTTTATTGCCATCTGCAGTTGAAGTTCATTTAATAAATAAAGATATCGATCTTTATGGTTTCAATCTATCTGTAGAACCAGTTGAAAAACTTAGATCTCAAATCAAGTTTAAAAATATAGATCAACTTTCTAATCAAATTAAAAAAGATAGAGATAATGCTCTAGAAATTTTAAAAAACTACAAAAAATAA
- a CDS encoding DUF3122 domain-containing protein, whose amino-acid sequence MKKITKSNKNIFLKGILPLLLLLSFIFNPIKVSAEVAETEINGELMNASSEFLRDLDFETWQLVAYKSPLFEDKLILRVIGYPGNLRIDHPTQLRVESGRKQWLLDDKTLLNVELANDGRQAAAEFDLNELIKNLDKNRPLRLSLSGVFSELPVPPFVVKEWRSIN is encoded by the coding sequence ATGAAGAAAATTACAAAATCAAATAAAAATATATTTTTAAAAGGAATATTACCTTTACTTTTACTACTATCCTTCATTTTTAACCCAATAAAAGTATCCGCAGAAGTTGCAGAAACAGAAATAAATGGGGAATTAATGAATGCTAGCAGTGAGTTTTTAAGGGATTTGGACTTTGAGACTTGGCAATTAGTAGCTTATAAATCACCTCTTTTTGAAGATAAATTGATCTTGAGAGTAATAGGATATCCAGGGAATCTTAGGATTGATCATCCCACTCAATTGAGGGTTGAATCAGGGAGAAAACAGTGGCTTTTAGATGACAAAACATTACTTAATGTTGAATTAGCAAATGATGGAAGACAAGCTGCAGCAGAATTCGATCTTAATGAATTGATTAAAAATTTAGATAAAAATAGACCATTAAGATTATCTTTGTCGGGAGTTTTTTCTGAGTTACCTGTTCCTCCCTTTGTTGTTAAAGAGTGGAGATCAATAAATTGA
- a CDS encoding NAD(+) kinase, with protein MVRKAGLIVNDGKELAVQTATSVQKKLEKSNFEVVRVSSSGGMVGFANPDQHVRPLGYTNCVPEGFDSSMEFAIVLGGDGTVLSAARQTAPAKIPILTINTGHLGFLAEAYLSNLDEAINKIIAGNWDIEERTCFIISVMRNDQRRWESLCLNEMALHREPLTSMCHFEISIGRHAPVDISADGVILSTPTGSTAYSLSAGGPVITPDCPVVQLTPIAPHSLASRALVFNDSEPVTVFPATPERLVMVVDGNAGCYVWPEDRVLIRKSKHSVKFIRLEDHEFFQVLRNKLGWGLPHVAKPDK; from the coding sequence TTGGTACGTAAAGCAGGACTAATCGTTAATGATGGAAAGGAACTAGCTGTTCAAACTGCAACTTCTGTTCAAAAAAAATTGGAAAAATCTAATTTTGAAGTTGTAAGAGTTAGTAGCTCTGGGGGGATGGTTGGTTTCGCAAATCCTGATCAACATGTTCGTCCTTTGGGATATACGAATTGTGTTCCTGAAGGGTTTGATTCATCAATGGAATTTGCAATTGTTCTTGGCGGAGATGGGACTGTACTTTCTGCTGCAAGGCAAACGGCACCTGCTAAAATTCCAATTCTTACAATAAATACTGGTCATTTAGGATTTCTTGCGGAAGCTTACTTATCTAATCTAGATGAGGCTATAAATAAAATAATTGCAGGAAATTGGGATATTGAAGAAAGAACTTGCTTTATAATTAGTGTAATGAGGAATGATCAGAGGAGATGGGAGTCTCTTTGCCTTAATGAGATGGCTCTTCATAGAGAGCCTCTAACAAGTATGTGTCACTTTGAAATTTCTATAGGTCGACATGCTCCTGTGGATATTTCAGCTGATGGAGTAATTTTATCTACTCCAACTGGTTCTACCGCCTATTCTCTAAGTGCAGGAGGACCAGTTATCACACCTGATTGTCCAGTCGTGCAATTAACTCCAATTGCTCCACATTCATTGGCATCTAGGGCATTGGTTTTTAATGATTCAGAGCCAGTAACTGTTTTTCCTGCAACTCCTGAAAGGTTAGTAATGGTTGTTGATGGCAATGCCGGTTGTTATGTTTGGCCTGAAGATAGGGTTCTAATAAGAAAAAGTAAACACTCAGTAAAATTTATTAGACTTGAAGATCACGAATTTTTTCAGGTTTTAAGAAATAAACTAGGTTGGGGTTTACCTCATGTGGCTAAACCTGATAAATAA
- a CDS encoding TIGR03792 family protein encodes MRFNLNLKKKIQRFCLLLICLVVLIFQSDIPNLKALTMDNFQSEMVIEELRLKVPADVKAAWLNAEKEIWEPWLSSQDGFLGRQLFWDKEKEEALILVNWKSKKLWKSIPISEVNVVQQKFEDNVKAALNVGDNPFELIYVGELDKQR; translated from the coding sequence ATGAGATTTAATTTAAATTTGAAAAAAAAAATTCAAAGATTTTGTTTATTATTAATTTGCTTAGTAGTTTTAATTTTTCAATCTGATATTCCCAATTTAAAAGCTCTTACAATGGATAATTTTCAAAGTGAAATGGTCATAGAGGAATTAAGACTTAAAGTACCTGCTGATGTAAAAGCAGCTTGGCTAAATGCGGAAAAAGAAATATGGGAGCCATGGTTATCTTCTCAAGATGGTTTTTTGGGTAGACAATTATTTTGGGATAAAGAAAAAGAAGAAGCTTTAATATTGGTAAATTGGAAAAGTAAGAAATTATGGAAAAGCATACCAATCTCAGAAGTAAATGTAGTTCAACAAAAATTTGAAGATAATGTTAAAGCTGCTCTAAATGTAGGCGATAATCCTTTTGAATTGATTTATGTGGGAGAGTTAGACAAACAAAGATGA
- the larB gene encoding nickel pincer cofactor biosynthesis protein LarB, which yields MNFDIKFDFQRRDRIGLIEAIWGQDKSIDQLERLSENVLSKNEVVFITRINSEKANYLLDLYDDARFYKEANCLTIGENFNKIITNKKVAIISGGSSDLAVTLEAQLALEIYGVNCQSFIDVGVAGLHRLMSQLEEINKYDVLIVCAGMEGALATVVGGLLAQPIIAVPVSVGYGVSKDGETALNSMLSSCSPGIAVMNIDNGYGAAMAALRIIKSIS from the coding sequence ATGAATTTTGATATCAAGTTTGATTTTCAAAGAAGAGATAGGATTGGACTCATTGAGGCTATTTGGGGGCAAGATAAGAGTATCGACCAATTAGAAAGATTATCTGAAAATGTATTAAGTAAAAATGAGGTTGTTTTCATTACTAGGATTAATAGTGAAAAAGCTAATTATCTTTTAGATTTGTATGATGATGCACGATTCTATAAAGAAGCAAATTGCCTAACAATTGGGGAAAATTTTAATAAAATAATTACAAATAAAAAAGTTGCTATAATTTCAGGCGGATCTAGCGATTTGGCCGTAACACTTGAAGCACAATTAGCGCTTGAAATTTATGGAGTGAATTGTCAATCTTTTATAGATGTTGGAGTAGCGGGACTTCATCGATTGATGAGTCAGTTAGAAGAAATTAATAAATATGATGTATTAATAGTTTGTGCTGGAATGGAAGGAGCTTTGGCAACAGTTGTGGGCGGATTGTTAGCTCAACCGATAATTGCAGTACCTGTCTCAGTAGGATATGGCGTTAGCAAGGATGGAGAAACTGCTTTAAATAGTATGTTATCAAGCTGTTCTCCAGGTATTGCAGTTATGAATATAGATAATGGTTATGGAGCAGCAATGGCGGCTCTCAGAATTATTAAAAGTATTTCCTAA
- the pheS gene encoding phenylalanine--tRNA ligase subunit alpha has translation MSQIESLSQIEEKLNNLSLTAKNNISNASTHEELDQLRVSLLGKKGDLSIILKTMGQLSATDRPVVGQKANLIKINLQELITERKNQLNSEALDKKIKKEKIDVTIPSIGTPPGNKHPLISTQDEIIDIFCGLGYSVESGPEIETDFYNFESLNIPKNHPARDMQDTFYLDENRLLRTHTSPVQIRYLENNPPPVRIIAPGRVYRRDAVDATHSPVFNQIEVLCIDQDINFSHLRGTVLTFLKAFFGDIPVRFRASYFPFTEPSAEVDVQWKGKWLEVMGCGMVDPKVLEKLGIDSEKWTGFAAGLGVERFCMVRHQIDDIRKFYTNDIRFLEQF, from the coding sequence GTGAGTCAGATTGAATCATTAAGTCAAATTGAGGAAAAACTAAATAATCTTTCTCTAACAGCAAAAAATAATATAAGTAATGCTAGTACTCATGAAGAACTGGATCAATTAAGAGTTTCCTTGCTAGGTAAAAAAGGTGATTTATCAATTATCTTGAAAACAATGGGTCAATTATCCGCTACTGATAGACCAGTTGTTGGACAGAAGGCAAATTTAATAAAAATAAATTTGCAGGAATTAATAACTGAAAGAAAAAATCAACTAAATAGTGAAGCCTTAGATAAAAAGATTAAAAAAGAAAAAATTGATGTAACTATCCCTTCAATTGGAACACCTCCTGGGAATAAACATCCTTTGATTTCAACTCAAGACGAAATAATAGATATATTTTGTGGTTTAGGATATTCAGTTGAAAGTGGCCCTGAAATAGAAACTGATTTTTATAATTTTGAGTCTCTCAACATACCCAAAAATCATCCCGCAAGAGATATGCAGGATACCTTTTACTTAGATGAAAATCGACTTTTAAGGACCCATACTTCTCCTGTTCAGATAAGGTACTTAGAGAATAATCCTCCTCCAGTAAGAATTATTGCTCCCGGGAGAGTTTACAGGAGAGATGCAGTAGATGCTACTCATTCCCCTGTATTTAATCAGATTGAGGTTTTATGTATCGATCAAGACATTAATTTTAGTCATTTAAGAGGAACAGTTCTAACATTTTTAAAGGCCTTTTTTGGAGATATTCCTGTAAGATTCAGAGCTAGTTATTTCCCATTTACTGAACCTTCTGCAGAAGTAGACGTCCAGTGGAAAGGTAAATGGTTAGAAGTAATGGGTTGCGGAATGGTTGATCCAAAGGTCTTAGAAAAATTAGGAATAGATTCTGAGAAATGGACTGGTTTTGCAGCAGGATTAGGAGTTGAGAGATTTTGTATGGTGAGACATCAGATCGACGACATCAGAAAATTTTATACAAATGATATTAGATTCTTAGAACAGTTCTAA
- a CDS encoding thiamine phosphate synthase: MLNSNSKDAEDLRIYQIIDANLDRAREGLRVLEDWARFGLGKEKYVEKIKNFRQILGKNHLEVYKQSRNHIEDKCKGLTHKEQINRKTSEQIISSNSARVQEALRVIEEFSRLQNNELSKIASEIRYEIYTIEIDLLSYSKCKKSEKILKENDLYVITDQKDNLLEIVEEILIAGVKIIQHRFKTGTDQDHLQEAIQIKNLCKRYNSLFIVNDRLDIALASKADGIHLGQGDLDFKTARKLLGYSKIIGISANNAIDISNAISEGCDYIGIGPVFETTTKKNKKPLGIENIKTLTKDLNIPWFAIGGIKSSNISYLKRNGFKKVALVSELMNSEDPKEVAIMILKELSHEN; the protein is encoded by the coding sequence ATGCTTAATTCCAATAGTAAAGACGCTGAAGATTTAAGAATTTATCAAATTATTGATGCTAATTTAGATAGAGCTAGAGAAGGATTAAGAGTATTAGAGGATTGGGCTAGATTTGGTCTAGGAAAAGAAAAATATGTTGAAAAGATTAAAAACTTTAGACAAATTTTAGGGAAAAATCATTTAGAAGTTTATAAACAATCTAGAAATCACATAGAAGACAAATGTAAAGGATTGACTCATAAAGAGCAAATCAACAGAAAAACTTCTGAGCAAATTATAAGTTCTAATTCAGCTAGGGTTCAAGAAGCATTAAGAGTCATAGAAGAATTCTCAAGGCTGCAGAATAATGAGCTTTCAAAAATCGCTTCTGAAATTAGATATGAAATTTATACTATTGAAATTGACTTATTAAGTTATAGCAAGTGTAAGAAGTCGGAGAAAATATTAAAAGAAAATGACTTATATGTAATCACAGATCAAAAGGACAATTTATTAGAAATAGTAGAAGAGATTTTAATTGCGGGAGTAAAAATTATTCAGCATAGATTTAAAACGGGAACTGATCAAGATCATCTTCAAGAAGCAATTCAGATTAAAAATCTATGTAAAAGATATAATTCTTTGTTTATCGTTAACGACAGACTTGATATAGCTCTAGCATCTAAAGCGGATGGAATTCATCTTGGACAAGGCGATTTAGACTTTAAAACGGCAAGAAAACTTTTAGGATATTCAAAAATAATCGGCATAAGTGCAAATAATGCAATTGATATTTCAAATGCTATTAGTGAGGGTTGTGACTACATAGGAATAGGTCCAGTATTTGAAACTACAACAAAAAAGAATAAAAAACCTTTAGGTATTGAAAATATCAAAACATTGACAAAGGATTTAAATATTCCTTGGTTTGCTATCGGAGGAATCAAGTCAAGTAATATTTCATATTTAAAAAGAAATGGGTTTAAAAAAGTTGCCTTAGTTTCGGAATTAATGAATTCTGAAGATCCTAAAGAAGTCGCTATTATGATTCTAAAAGAGTTATCTCATGAAAATTAG
- the surE gene encoding 5'/3'-nucleotidase SurE, whose translation MKPLNILISNDDGVFAAGIRALAKSAQKRGHKVKVVCPDQERSATGHGLTLQSPLRVEKADELFGEGIEAWGCSGTPADCVKLALSELLDNKPDLVLSGINHGPNLGTDIFCSGTVAAAMEGTLENVPSMAISVASFKWKNFEFAGEIAMNIAEQAINDSWPASLLLNLNIPPCEKSKIKELSWTRLSVRKYKNQFSKREDPRGDDYYWLAGEVVLDLKSKGYGPKKWPSDVSQIQENKISLTPVEPDLFWRGNLDDLPKINNSFVNPS comes from the coding sequence ATGAAACCGTTAAATATATTAATTAGCAATGATGATGGTGTTTTTGCAGCGGGGATAAGAGCTTTAGCAAAATCAGCGCAAAAAAGAGGGCATAAGGTAAAAGTAGTTTGTCCTGACCAAGAAAGGTCAGCTACCGGGCATGGTCTTACTTTACAATCTCCATTAAGAGTTGAAAAAGCTGACGAATTATTTGGGGAAGGAATTGAAGCTTGGGGATGTTCTGGCACTCCTGCTGATTGCGTCAAATTAGCACTATCTGAACTCTTGGATAATAAACCTGATCTAGTACTATCTGGAATAAATCACGGGCCAAATTTAGGGACAGATATTTTTTGTTCAGGTACAGTCGCTGCAGCTATGGAAGGCACTTTAGAAAATGTTCCCTCCATGGCAATAAGTGTTGCTAGTTTTAAATGGAAGAATTTTGAATTTGCAGGAGAAATTGCAATGAATATTGCCGAACAAGCAATTAATGATAGTTGGCCTGCTTCACTTTTATTAAACTTGAATATACCCCCTTGCGAAAAAAGCAAAATAAAAGAATTATCCTGGACAAGATTATCAGTAAGAAAATATAAAAATCAATTTTCCAAAAGAGAAGACCCAAGGGGGGATGATTATTATTGGCTCGCTGGTGAGGTAGTTCTAGATCTTAAATCAAAAGGTTATGGTCCAAAGAAATGGCCAAGTGACGTATCGCAAATACAAGAAAATAAAATATCTCTTACACCTGTAGAACCAGATTTATTTTGGAGAGGTAACTTAGATGACTTACCTAAAATTAATAATTCATTTGTAAATCCTTCTTAA
- a CDS encoding bifunctional cobalt-precorrin-7 (C(5))-methyltransferase/cobalt-precorrin-6B (C(15))-methyltransferase, producing MTEKRKIHVVGINSYKFEDLPLKLQNLFQETVSIAVPNLYFEEIKSWSENCLEKKKLFFSSNSNKELFHWLRSQKKDVILISRGDPLWFGIGRILLENFSKDELSFYPSNTCIQLAFSKLKIPWQDTVNVSIHGRDSNRLVEALKTRPSTLAIITDSNNKSLEIIKKNLSELNLIDFYDFWLCEEIGFENEKIRKLNLKDSLPSDISSLNIVVLKNKKKNYSNNNLPLFGISDHIFKTFDDRPNLLTKREVRVQILAALELPRNGVIWDIGAGCGSIGLEALKLRPNLDLFCIDKRIGSKELILENSKRLDVKPKFIFEEDINYTLNVNNLSSLEKPNRLIIGGCDKKTKLKIINKLAQDMDIGDIIVIPIINIQTIKELEEELEDKNFKTNLNLIQTYKSLSITEGMRLEPNNPVFLLKGKK from the coding sequence ATGACTGAAAAAAGAAAAATTCATGTAGTAGGAATTAATTCTTATAAATTTGAGGATTTACCCCTTAAATTACAAAATCTATTTCAAGAGACAGTTTCAATTGCAGTTCCAAATTTATATTTTGAAGAAATAAAATCCTGGAGCGAAAATTGTTTAGAAAAAAAGAAATTATTTTTTTCGAGCAACAGTAATAAGGAACTTTTTCACTGGCTTAGATCACAAAAAAAAGATGTAATTTTAATTTCCAGAGGAGATCCACTTTGGTTTGGCATTGGGAGAATACTACTAGAAAATTTTTCAAAAGATGAATTAAGTTTCTACCCTTCAAATACTTGCATTCAATTAGCATTTAGTAAATTAAAGATCCCATGGCAAGATACTGTTAATGTGAGTATTCACGGCAGAGATTCAAATAGGTTAGTAGAGGCTCTTAAAACAAGGCCATCAACTTTGGCTATTATTACAGATTCAAATAACAAAAGTTTAGAAATAATCAAAAAAAACTTATCAGAATTAAATCTTATTGATTTTTATGATTTTTGGCTCTGTGAAGAGATTGGCTTCGAGAATGAAAAGATAAGAAAATTAAATCTTAAAGATTCATTACCATCTGATATATCAAGTTTGAACATTGTTGTTCTTAAAAATAAAAAGAAAAATTACTCAAATAATAATCTCCCTCTTTTCGGAATCAGTGACCATATTTTTAAGACTTTTGATGATAGACCAAACTTATTAACTAAAAGGGAGGTTCGCGTTCAAATATTAGCTGCTTTAGAGCTCCCAAGAAATGGTGTCATCTGGGATATAGGAGCAGGTTGTGGGTCAATTGGTTTAGAGGCACTAAAGTTAAGGCCTAATTTGGATTTGTTTTGTATAGATAAAAGGATTGGCTCAAAAGAATTAATACTAGAAAACTCTAAAAGGCTTGACGTCAAACCAAAATTTATTTTTGAGGAAGACATAAATTACACCTTGAATGTGAATAATTTAAGTTCTCTTGAAAAACCTAATAGATTAATAATTGGAGGATGTGACAAAAAAACTAAACTCAAGATTATTAATAAACTAGCTCAAGATATGGATATTGGAGACATTATCGTTATCCCAATAATTAATATTCAAACTATTAAAGAATTGGAAGAGGAATTAGAAGATAAAAATTTCAAAACAAATTTAAATTTAATTCAGACCTATAAAAGCTTAAGTATTACGGAGGGAATGAGACTAGAACCCAATAATCCTGTTTTTCTATTAAAAGGGAAAAAATAA
- the thiS gene encoding sulfur carrier protein ThiS codes for MKIRVNGEEKKIELDQENALLSKVLNHMGYKPNTIVVELNNLIINSMKWEKVKLKDGDNLEIVSIVGGG; via the coding sequence ATGAAAATTAGGGTAAATGGAGAAGAAAAAAAAATAGAACTTGATCAAGAAAATGCTCTACTATCTAAAGTTCTTAACCATATGGGATATAAACCAAACACAATTGTAGTGGAATTAAATAATTTAATTATAAATTCAATGAAATGGGAAAAAGTGAAGCTTAAAGATGGTGATAATTTAGAAATCGTTTCAATAGTTGGCGGTGGTTAA
- a CDS encoding DUF3611 family protein — protein MSDKIDFQSLSFGMRRIGWIRFWVQSILGVVVAAVLLFSNVVNNSEGQLSLAPGLSLTTVSLILLLFSLWQGWLIVRTGRAIASNARPSRGQTSKLIKRGLIVDLLGILFGLIGYQALMGALFIQASSQTTGQLITATSDIPITGLEILSVLSNTQVIAAHFFGLCFSLWLLRRIYK, from the coding sequence ATGTCTGACAAAATTGATTTTCAGTCCCTTTCATTTGGAATGCGACGCATTGGATGGATACGCTTTTGGGTTCAGTCCATTTTAGGTGTTGTTGTTGCAGCTGTTTTGCTTTTTTCAAATGTTGTGAATAATAGCGAAGGGCAGCTTAGCTTAGCGCCTGGTCTATCACTTACAACAGTATCCTTGATTTTACTACTTTTTAGTCTTTGGCAAGGTTGGTTAATAGTTAGAACAGGAAGAGCAATCGCAAGTAACGCAAGACCCTCAAGAGGACAAACAAGTAAATTGATAAAACGAGGACTAATAGTTGATTTATTAGGAATTTTGTTTGGATTAATTGGATATCAAGCTCTTATGGGTGCCTTATTTATCCAAGCATCTTCTCAAACAACTGGACAATTGATAACAGCGACATCTGATATCCCAATTACTGGTCTTGAAATATTATCAGTTCTTAGTAACACGCAAGTTATCGCGGCTCATTTTTTTGGACTTTGCTTTTCTTTATGGCTTTTAAGAAGGATTTACAAATGA
- the ribD gene encoding bifunctional diaminohydroxyphosphoribosylaminopyrimidine deaminase/5-amino-6-(5-phosphoribosylamino)uracil reductase RibD has protein sequence MTDKNVSHTKWMKRAIFLASLGKNTTSPNPRVGAVIIDKNGNLISEGFHFKAGMPHAEAMAFNNLKKDARGGSIYVNLEPCCHQGRTPPCVDKVISSGIKKAYISIEDPDIRVAGKGIKLLKEAGIQVHLGLCKKESLDLNRAFIHRNITKKAFGVFKWAMSIDGRIALKNGKSKWITNEESRALVHSFRSEFDAIIIGGNTLRRDNPLLTSRGSKNPEPLRVVFTKSLDLPTKSNLWDCNKAKTLLIYDSSTANESYLSRIPKCVDVEKVSSDNPELISKILAKRGCNKVLWECGPRLATAAIKSNCIQEFITFIAPKILGGENSMNPFGDFKFEDMHEIIKLSDSQFSLIGSDICIKSSFKN, from the coding sequence ATGACTGATAAAAATGTGAGCCATACAAAATGGATGAAAAGAGCAATTTTTTTAGCTTCTTTAGGTAAAAATACAACGAGTCCAAACCCAAGGGTGGGAGCAGTGATAATTGATAAGAATGGAAACCTTATTTCAGAAGGGTTTCATTTCAAGGCAGGGATGCCTCATGCAGAGGCAATGGCTTTTAATAATTTAAAAAAAGATGCTAGAGGTGGGTCAATTTATGTAAATCTCGAACCTTGTTGCCACCAGGGTAGAACACCTCCATGTGTAGATAAGGTGATATCCTCGGGGATAAAAAAGGCTTACATATCTATCGAAGACCCTGATATAAGAGTCGCTGGTAAAGGTATAAAGCTGCTAAAAGAAGCTGGAATACAAGTTCACTTAGGATTATGTAAAAAGGAATCCCTAGATTTAAATAGGGCTTTCATTCATAGGAATATTACTAAAAAGGCATTTGGTGTTTTTAAATGGGCAATGAGTATTGATGGAAGAATAGCTTTAAAAAATGGAAAAAGTAAATGGATTACTAATGAAGAATCACGGGCATTAGTACACTCTTTTAGATCAGAATTTGATGCAATAATCATTGGTGGAAACACATTAAGAAGAGATAATCCACTCTTAACTTCCAGAGGTTCCAAAAATCCTGAGCCTTTGCGGGTTGTGTTTACAAAAAGTTTAGACTTGCCAACAAAATCTAATCTTTGGGATTGTAATAAGGCAAAAACATTACTTATTTATGATTCTTCAACAGCAAATGAAAGCTACCTCTCAAGGATTCCAAAATGTGTGGATGTTGAAAAGGTATCATCAGATAATCCAGAGTTAATTTCAAAAATACTAGCTAAAAGGGGATGTAACAAAGTTTTGTGGGAATGTGGCCCTAGATTGGCTACCGCCGCTATTAAATCTAATTGTATTCAGGAATTTATAACTTTTATTGCTCCAAAAATTTTGGGCGGAGAAAATAGTATGAATCCTTTTGGTGATTTTAAATTTGAAGATATGCATGAAATTATTAAATTAAGTGATTCACAGTTTAGTTTGATTGGAAGTGATATATGTATAAAGAGCTCATTCAAAAATTAA